From the Bombus pascuorum chromosome 7, iyBomPasc1.1, whole genome shotgun sequence genome, one window contains:
- the LOC132908494 gene encoding LOW QUALITY PROTEIN: pre-mRNA-splicing factor ATP-dependent RNA helicase PRP16-like (The sequence of the model RefSeq protein was modified relative to this genomic sequence to represent the inferred CDS: substituted 1 base at 1 genomic stop codon): protein MMDTVNESSLYRLEGIAKNQAGGLIIRKKPSDHTFKKPQVSVLGLDKLAKRKRQENLQEVNSLKSESSSPKSEIKKRKYRSYAEETPTHTGGANTEAQQRLEARLKHQRLSAQDKNHRDNYKDKDRNRDRDGNKDRYRDWDRERSRSRDSVRDSSRQTPLRFKDKPQTPIFNTKDSRSKSNWDDDEDEEPRKPSWDHPWEEEQQRLDREWYALDDGENHAFADVSEEYSSKKEMELEAKRQKLLSSQQRQVNKDNELWERNRMLTSGVISSLDHDDDPDDEGETRVHLLVRNVVPPFLDGRIVFTKQSEPVVPVRDPTSDMAVVARKGSALVRAYREEKERKRAQKKDWELAGTHIGNIMGVRDRQKEDKEDPGQETDFKAGQKYALHIRDEVNGKAKYRSIQHQRRSLPVFAVRQELLNVIRENSVVVIVGETGSGKTTQLTQYLHEDGYSRYGIIGCTQPRRVAAMSVAKRVSDEMATALGDKVGYAIRFEDCTSKDTVIKYMTDGILLRESLREEDLDQYSVIIMDEAHERSLSTDILFGLLRKVVARRHDLKLIVTSATMDSSKFSTFFGNAATFQIPGRTFPVEVLHAKNPIEDYVDAAVKQVLQIHLQPRSGDVLVFMPGQEDIEVTCEALKEHLAEIESAPPLTILPIYSQLPSDLQAKIFQRSEEGSRKCVVATNIAETSLTVDGIVFVVDSGYCKLKIYNPRIGMDALQVYPVSRANADQRAGRAGRTGPGTCYRLYTRRQYLDELLLTGVPEIQRTNLANTVLLLKSLGVQDILGFHFMDPPPQENILNSLYQLWMLGALDHTGRLTPLGRQMAEFPLDPPQCQMLIVASQLGCTADILIIVSMLSVPSIFYRPKGREEDSDSAREKFQVPESDHLTYLNVYNRWKANGYSNSWCNAHFIHAKAMRKVREVRQQLEEILKQQKMEVVSCGTDWDIVRKCICSAYFHQAARLKGIGEYVNCRTGMPCHLHPTSALFRMGFTPDYVVYHQLVMTGKQYIQCATAVDGHWLAELGPMLFSVKETGXSGRAKRRARHLHETEGQMKEAEEETKARAREQLEREQVSIRK, encoded by the coding sequence ATGATGGATACAGTAAATGAGTCGAGTTTGTATAGATTAGAAGGGATTGCGAAAAATCAAGCAGGAGGTTTGATTATTCGGAAGAAACCCTCTGAtcatacatttaaaaaacCTCAGGTATCTGTCTTGGGTCTTGACAAACTTGCAAAACGAAAAAGGCAAGAAAATTTACAGGAGGTTAACTCACTGAAATCTGAATCAAGTTCACCAAAATCAGagattaagaaaagaaaatacagatCTTATGCTGAAGAAACTCCAACTCATACTGGTGGGGCGAATACTGAGGCACAACAAAGATTAGAAGCACGATTAAAGCATCAAAGATTGAGTGCACAGGACAAAAATCATAGAGACAATTATAAGGACAAAGATCGGAATAGAGATAGGGATGGGAATAAGGATCGATATAGAGATTGGGATAGAGAAAGAAGTAGAAGCAGAGACAGTGTTAGAGATAGTAGTAGACAAACACCCTTAAGGTTTAAAGATAAACCTCAAACtccaatatttaatacaaaggATTCAAGATCTAAAAGTAATTGGGATGATGACGAAGATGAAGAACCGAGAAAACCCAGTTGGGATCATCCGTGGGAAGAAGAGCAACAAAGACTGGATAGAGAATGGTATGCCTTGGATGATGGAGAAAATCATGCTTTTGCTGACGTTTCTGAAGAATACAGCAGTAAAAAGGAAATGGAATTGGAAGCAAAAAGACAGAAGCTTCTTTCCTCACAACAGCGACAGGTAAATAAAGATAACGAATTGTGGGAACGTAACAGAATGTTAACATCTGGTGTCATAAGTTCCTTGGATCATGATGATGATCCTGACGATGAAGGAGAAACCAGAGTACATCTATTGGTCCGTAATGTTGTTCCACCATTTCTGGATGGTCGAATTGTATTCACTAAACAATCAGAGCCTGTTGTACCTGTACGTGACCCTACTTCTGATATGGCAGTTGTAGCAAGAAAAGGGTCGGCCTTGGTAAGAGCATatcgcgaagaaaaagagCGGAAAAGGGCGCAGAAAAAGGATTGGGAACTAGCTGGAACTCATATCGGTAATATCATGGGTGTACGTGATAGACAAAAAGAGGATAAGGAAGATCCAGGTCAAGAAACTGACTTCAAAGCTGGACAAAAATATGCGCTTCATATACGGGATGAAGTTAATGGAAAAGCTAAATACAGGTCCATTCAACACCAGAGGAGGAGTCTTCCAGTATTTGCTGTACGACAAGAATTACTAAATGTAATTAGAGAAAACAGCGTAGTAGTTATTGTTGGAGAAACTGGCAGTGGAAAAACAACACAACTGACTCAATATCTACACGAAGACGGTTATAGTCGCTATGGCATAATTGGATGTACACAACCAAGAAGAGTAGCAGCTATGTCTGTAGCAAAAAGAGTTTCTGATGAAATGGCTACTGCTTTAGGAGACAAAGTCGGTTATGCTATTCGTTTTGAGGATTGCACTTCAAAAGATAccgttattaaatatatgaccgaTGGTATCTTATTAAGAGAAAGCTTAAGGGAAGAAGATTTGGATCAATATAGTGTAATTATCATGGATGAAGCTCACGAAAGATCTTTATCtactgatattttatttggttTGCTGAGAAAGGTTGTAGCCAGACGACATGATCTGAAATTGATCGTAACATCCGCTACAATGGACTCTAgcaaattttcaacattttttggAAATGCTGCGACATTCCAAATTCCAGGTCGCACATTTCCAGTTGAAGTACTACACGCAAAGAATCCAATCGAAGACTATGTTGATGCTGCTGTCAAACAAGTGTTACAAATTCATTTGCAACCTCGTTCAGGCGATGTATTGGTCTTTATGCCCGGTCAGGAAGACATTGAAGTTACTTGCGAAGCTTTGAAAGAACATTTAGCAGAGATCGAATCTGCTCCTCCACTTACCATTCTACCTATTTACTCGCAACTGCCCTCGGATTTACAAGctaaaattttccaacgttCAGAGGAAGGTTCGCGAAAATGCGTTGTAGCAACAAATATAGCCGAAACTTCATTAACCGTCGACGGAATTGTATTCGTCGTGGACTCTGGCTATTGcaagttgaaaatttataacccACGAATTGGTATGGATGCTTTACAGGTATATCCAGTGTCCAGAGCAAATGCTGATCAAAGAGCAGGAAGAGCAGGACGTACTGGTCCTGGTACCTGCTACAGATTGTACACGCGAAGACAATATTTAGACGAACTACTATTGACCGGAGTTCCAGAAATACAGCGTACCAATCTTGCAAACACTGTATTGTTACTGAAGTCTTTAGGTGTTCAAGATATATTGGGTTTTCATTTTATGGATCCTCCACCACAAGagaatatactaaattctCTCTATCAGTTGTGGATGTTAGGTGCATTGGATCATACAGGACGTTTAACGCCTTTGGGACGACAAATGGCAGAATTCCCCTTAGACCCGCCACAATGTCAGATGCTTATTGTTGCTTCTCAACTCGGTTGCACTGCAGATATACTAATCATAGTTTCTATGCTGTCAGTGCCTTCGATATTCTACCGACCCAAAGGTCGCGAAGAAGATTCTGATTCAGCGCGAGAGAAGTTTCAAGTACCAGAGTCTGACCACCTAACATATTTAAATGTGTACAATCGGTGGAAGGCGAATGGTTATTCCAATTCTTGGTGTAACGCTCATTTTATTCACGCGAAAGCTATGCGGAAAGTAAGAGAAGTTCGACAACAGCTGGAAGAAATTCTCAAACAACAAAAGATGGAAGTTGTAAGCTGTGGCACGGACTGGGACATTGTACGGAAATGTATTTGTTCGGCATACTTTCACCAAGCAGCTCGTTTGAAAGGTATTGGCGAATACGTGAATTGTCGTACTGGAATGCCATGCCATCTTCATCCGACGTCAGCTTTGTTCCGTATGGGGTTCACGCCAGACTACGTGGTTTATCATCAACTTGTGA